TCCGTCTTGATTTTTACGTTGCTAGCAGCTTTGTACGGTGAAGCCACGGCTTTTCCGGCTTTGGCCACATTGGCATTGTAGGTAGCCAGGCTCTCAGATTTAGTGCCCAGCAGGCTGGCGGCCATAGTTGGCGAAATCAAGGCCAGGGCCGCTCTTGGCTGCGCCGCCGTGGTGCCGAACCCAATGGAGGTGCGGCCCAGGGCGTTGGCGTAGCGGCTGGTCAACTGCTGAAACTCAGCGGCTGTGGTGCCGGTCACAATCAAGACTGCTTTAGCGCCTTTTTTAGTGGCGGCGGTGGCTTTGGTACGAGGGTCCTGGGTCCAGGTGCCCATTTTTTCGGTGCCGCTGATCAGGTATTGCCCGGCCGCGTTTTTGGGTTCGCCAGACATCACCACCACTACTTTGTCTTTTACGTCAAGGTTGGTGTAGTCTGAATATTTAGGGTCATCAATGCCGTAACCGCCAAACACCACCTGCACAGCTTCCTCAGCCTGGAACGGCGATGCGCCCACCATAAAGAAATCCTTGCCCATGGCATAGCGCTGCGAACCCACCGTCATGTAGCCTTCGCCCCAGGAGCTTTCTTCCAGGTCAAACGTTTGGTAATACGGGTTGGCACCTGTTTTTACCGGGCCTGCTAAGCCATTGGCTCTAAAGTGCTTGGAGATGTAGTCAGCGGCCATTTTCTGACCGCGTCTGCCGGTTTCGCGGCCTTCCAGAGAATCTGAGGCCAGAATACGGAGGTGTTTCTCCAGGTCAGCGGCCGTGATGGTGTTGGCGTACGTGGTAGGATTGGCGGCAATGGTGCCCGCCGCGGTGGCCGCAGCGCTACCCGTGGACGCGGTTTGGGAACTGGAACAGCCGGCTGCCAAAAACGCGGCGGCCAGGCCCAGCGTGTAAATATGCTTTTTCATGAATACTTGTTTGTTGTTCAGTGTTTCAGACCTTAAGTCTACTAATTTTCAGGCGAACGAACAAGTGAAAGCGGTTTTTGGGCTCATTTCTGGAAACGAAGCCAAAAACGCCAATTGTTCTACGGTCTGTAAATGAGCACGGTGGCATACGCGGCCACGCCTTCTTTCTTGCCCACAAACCCCAGTTGCTCCGTGGTAGTCGCTTTGATGGAAATATCGTCTTCTGAAAGGCCCATCACCTTGGCCAGGCAGGTTTTCATGGCCGGAATATGCGGGTTCACCTTGGGTTCCTGCAAACAAACGGTGGAGTCAATGTTGCCCACTTCAAAGCCTTTTTCCTTGATCAGTTTCATGACTTCGCGGAGCAGGATTTTGCTGTCAATGCCTTTGTACTGGGGGTCTTTGTCTGAGAAATGAAACCCGATGTCGCGCAGGTTAGCCGCGCCCAGCAGCGCGTCACAAATCACGTGAATGAGTACGTCTGCGTCTGAGTGGCCCAGCGCGCCGTGCGTGTGCGGCACTTTAATACCGCCCAGCCAGAAATCTAGCCCAGGTTGCAATTGGTGCACATCATAGCCGAAGCCGGTTCTTATATGGAAGGACATGGTTGTTGGTTGTCAGTGTTTAGTTGTTGGTGATTAGACTTTCTGTTTTCGGCTTCGTTTCCAGAAATGAGCCCGAAAACGGAAATTCTATTCTGATAAAAGGTCTTCGGTGTGGAGCGCGTCTTCCTCAGATTTCTCGCCCTTGTTGGTGTTCTCAGCATCAAGCTTAGATTGGTTTAAGCTTGATGCTGCTTCCTTGGGTTTGTTGGTGAGAACACCAACAAAGGCGTTGATTTTATAAATTTAAAGCGATGCAAAATTTCCTGTTTTCGGGCTCGTTTTCAGAATTGAAGCCGAAAACAGGAAATCTTATTCCATCTCCATGGAAGGTTCTTCCTGATTTTCAGTTTCTGTTTCTTGGCCGGGGCGGGCCAGGTAGAATAGGGTGGAGCAGTTGTCAGGCCGCAGGATTTCCTGAGCCTGGCGGTAGATGTCTTCCACGGTGACGGCCTGCACTTTGGCGCCTTCCTCGTTCACGTGGTTGGGATTGCCCATCAGCTTTCCGAAGGCTAGGTTCATGGCGCGGTTCAGGAGCTCAATCTCAGAGAAAACAATGGAGGTCTCAGACTGATTCTTGAGTTTCTGCAGTTCCTGGTCAGAGATGTGCTCGGTTCTGACTTTCTCAATAATAGTCTCAATGGCGGTGTTGGCGTGCTGCGGGTCTACGCCTTTGTTCAGTTTGCCCTGAATGATGAGCAAGCCCGGTTCCATGGAGCCCGTCACAAACGCGCCAATATTGTTGAACAGCTGCTGCTCTTTCACCAGCTCATTGTACAACCTGGATGAGTTGCCGTTGCCCAGCACTTCGCTCAATAAATCAGCGGCGTGGTAGTCTGGGTGCATGCGGCCAGGCATGTGGTAGGTTTTGTAGAGGGCGGTGAGCGGCACATCGGCTTCTACCTGCAGAAAACGGGCTTCGGTCTGGCGCGGCTCCACGGGCAGGTTGCGTTCATATTTCTCACCCGCCGGTATCGGTCCGAACCATTTATCAGTCAGTTCTTTGGCCCGCTCAAACGTGATGTTGCCCGCTACCACCAGAATAGCGTTAGCCGGAGAATAATGTTTCTGGAAGAAGGCGCGCACGTCATCCATCACGGCGTTCTCAATATGACTGATTTCCTTGCCGATGGTCGCCCATTTGTACGGGTGCTGCTGGTAGGCGAGCGGCCGTAGTTTCAACCACACATCGCCGTATGGCTGGTTCAAGTAATTCTGTTTGAATTCCTCTACCACCACTTTGCGCTGCACTTCCAGGCCTTGCTCAGAGAAGGCCAGGCTCAGCATGCGGTCAGACTCCAGCCAGAATCCGGTCTCAATGTTGTCGGCGGGCACGGTAAGGTAATAGTTGGTGAGGTCTGGGCTGGTGAAGGCGTTGTTCTCGCCGCCGGCCTGCTGCAGCGGTTCGTCATAGCTGGGAATGTTGACCGAGCCGCTGAACATCAAATGCTCAAACAAATGCGCGAAGCCCGTGTGCGTCTCCACTTCATCGCGGGAGCCAACATTATATAAAATATTGAGAACGGCCAGCGGGGTGGTGGGGTCTTCGTGCACTAGGCACTGCAAACCATTCTCTAAGGTGAATTCTTTAAACTGAATCATAAAGGCAAAGTCTGATTTCTCTCCGGCCCACGGCCAAGACAACTGTACGAAGGTACGCAAACCGCGTCTGAAAAGTAAAACCTGTTTCTGGGAGTGAAGGTTTGGGTCGTTTAACGCGGAGCGCAGAGGGGTGTTAACGCATATCGTCCCCCTTTGAAGGGGGTAGGGGGATGATTACTCGTGCTGATGATTTGAAATTTCTGAGAATAACATTTTTACTTCCTCTTGTTAAAGGTGATGCTTCTTCAACTGACTTTATCATCCCCCTACCCCCTTCAAAGGGGGACGATATGCGTGACGAAGTTCTAGCTGGAAAACCAATTAACAATCAACAATCAGCAACCAACAATCAACAATTCTCCACTTTTGCCTTCATTTGAGAAAAAGAGCCAGAAAACGGAAGAAATCATAAGAACCTTGGCTATCTTTCCCGGCACATTGTATCTAGTAAAATAAGCAGCCCCTAAGGCGTATTTCACCATGAACTTCAACAGAAAAGACTATACCGACGACGACCTGCTCATGCTCTACCGCGGCATTTTGAAGCCCCGCATGATTGAGGAGAAAATGCTGATTCTGCTGCGGCAGGGCAAAGTGAGCAAGTGGTTCTCGGGCATTGGGCAGGAGGCCATCTCCGTAGGTTCTACCCTGGCCCTGGACCCAGACGAATACATTCTGCCGCTGCACCGCAACCTGGGCGTTTTCACGTGCCGTGACATTCCGTTAGACCGCTTGTTCGCGCAGTTTCAGGGCAAGAAAACCGGTTTCACCAAAGGCCGGGACCGCTCGTTCCACTTCGGCACCAACGAGCACCATATTGTGGGCATGATTTCGCATTTAGGTCCGCAGTTGGCCGTGGCCGATGGCATTGCTTTGGCAGAACTCCTGGACAAGCGCGAGAAAGTGACGTTGGTGTACAGCGGTGACGGCGGTGCCAGCGAAGGTGATTTCCATGAGGCGCTCAACGTGGCCGCGGTCTGGGGCTTGCCGGTGATTTTCGTGATTGAGAACAACGGCTACGGCCTCTCTACACCCAGCAATGAGCAGTTCAAATGCCAGTATTTCATAGACAAAGGCCCCGCCTACGGCATTGACGCGCTGCAGATTGACGGCAACAACGTGCTGGAAGTCTATGACACCGTTCGGCAGGCCGCCTACAGCATTAGGAAGAACCCGCGGCCTATGCTGATTGAGGCGATGACGTTCAGGATGCGCGGACATGAAGAAGCCTCGGGTACCAAATATGTGCCGCAGGAATTGTTTGAGCGCTGGGCGAAGAAAGACCCGGTAGAAAACTTCGAGAAATACCTGCTGGACGAAAAAGTGCTCACCCCTAAATCTTTGGCGGCCATACGCGAAGAGATAAAAGAAGAGATTGAGCGCGGCCTGGACACGGCCTTCAACACGCCCATGCCCGTGGCCGATGCCAAAGAAGAACTGGCCGATATGTTCCTGCCTTTCATGCAAACCGAGATTCGGCCCAAGGACAGCGCCCGCACCGAGCGCCGCTTTGTAGATGCCGTGTCTGACGGGTTGCGCCAGAGTTTGGAACGTTACCCAGAACTGGTAATCATGGGCCAGGACATTGCCGAGTACGGCGGCGTCTTCAAAGTGACCGAGGGCTTCGTGGAGAAGTTCGGGAAGGAGCGCATTAGAAACACACCGTTGTGCGAGAGCGCTATTCTGGGCATTGGCCTGGGTATGTCCATCAAGAAAAAGAAGTCGGTGATTGAGATGCAGTTCGCGGACTTTGTGACCTCGGGCTTTAACCAGGTGGTGAACAATCTGGCCAAAAGCCACTACCGCTGGGGCCAGAACGCCGATGTGGTGGTGCGCATGCCCACGGGCGCGGGCGCGGCAGCCGGTCCGTTCCACTCCCAGAGCAACGAAGCTTGGTTTTTCCACACGCCCGGCCTCAAGATTGTGTACCCCAGCACGCCGTATGACGCCAAAGGCCTGCTGAACGCGGCCATTGAAGACCCTAACCCGGTCATGTATTTTGAGCACAAGTTGCTCTACCGTTCGCTCACCGAGTCTATTCCAGACGATTATTATACCGTGGAGATTGGCAGAGCCAGGCTGGCGCAGGAGGGGGACGAGTTTTCTATCATCACCTACGGCATGGGCGTGCACTGGGCCAAGCAACTGCTCCAAACCATGCCAGACGTGAGCGCCGATATTCTGGATTTACGCACCTTGCTGCCCTGGGACAAAGAAGCCGTTCGGCAGACGGTGGAGAAAACCGGCCGCGTGCTGGTCTTGCATGAAGACACTTTGACCGGCGGCATAGGCGCCGAGATTGCCGCCTGGATTTCTGAGCACTGCTTTACGTCTTTAGATGGTCCGGTGGTACGCGTGGGTGGCCTGGATACGGCCATTCCGTTTGCGCCGCCGCTGGAGCAGGAATTTCTGCCGGTGAAACGCCTGAAAGAAAAAGTGGAACAGCTATTGAGTTTCTAACATCGGCGCAGCCGAAGACAAATTGTAGGATTCCCGTTTTCGGGCTCATTTTTGGAAATGAGCCCGAAAACGGGAATTTTTTGCGCTATATAGAAAATGTACCAATTAATCTGGGTATTTTTGTAAAGCAACGTTGGCGCTGGTTTTGGGGTCATTTCAGAAACAGAGCCCCAAAACGCCCTGCTTTTTACCCGAATTATGTGGGAAACCGTATAAAAGTTGTTGAGCATGTCTATGAAGAAGCTGAAAACTTTTCTGGGGATTTTGAGTCTGGCGGCAGTGCTGGTCATGAGCGGCTGCAGTTCCGGTAGAATTCCGTGCCCAGACGTGTCTGGCAAGAAAAAGTTTTCGCCGCTGGCTATGTTCAAGAGGAGCGAACCTACCCCACAAGACCAGGCCAATGAGGGACGTGACCTGGGTGGCCGGGACATGGAATTTGACAAGAAGGGGCTACTGAAGAAAAAAGGTCCCAAGATGCCTACCAAGAAAAAGAAATCTGGATTTTTAGGGATAACCTTATGAAGACGTTTGCCCAATCCTTTATAGTAGCCACAAGCCTGCTGCTTTTTTGCCTGCTGGCGCAACCCAGTCTGGCGCAGGTGGCGTCTCTCACCCCCGCCCAACAGGAAAAAGAACTTCGGCGTAGCCTCAAAGAAGCCAAGCGCCTGCAAACCGACTTTAATGAGTCACACCTGAACATGGAGGCCGTGGCGTTCAAGCGCGGCGAAAGCGGCCGCAAGCGGGTAAAAGGTCCCCAGGAGCAGGAACTCATGCTCATAAACGAAGCCGGCACCGCCACCAACAAGCCCAAACTGAAAGCCAGGAAAAATAAATCGGCTAGAAAGCGGAGGTAAACGCGGTGATTTACGTATTTCCCCTGAACCTAAAGAAGTAGACTATGCAATGGCATTCCCTCACCAGCGCTGAGCAGTTAGAGAAAATAAAAGAAGAATCTAAAACCCAGCCGGTCGTTATTTTCAAGCACAGCACCAGCTGTTCCATTAGTGCCACGGCCAAGAGCAGGCTGGAGCGCCAGTGGCCAGACGCCGGTCTCACCAGCGTGAAACCCTATTACCTGGACTTGTTGAGCTACCGGCCGGTTTCAAACCAAATAGCAGAGACGTTTAGTGTACGGCATGAGTCCCCGCAGCTGCTAGTGATCAAAGACGGGCAGTGCCAGTACCATGGGTCGCATTTGGGCATTAACCTGCAGGAAGTAAAAAAACTGGCCTCTTAGTGAAACAAAAAGCCCCGGTGCCAGATTCTATGAGAAATAATCTGGCACCGGGGCTAGCTGTATAAGAAGGAAGGGGTTGCGTGCGTTAGAGAGAAGCGCTACGCGTACTGGAACAACACCGTTTGGGTAAGCTCTGGGTGAAGGCTCAAGGCAACCGGGCAGGTGCGGGCGGCATTCTCCAGCATGGCTCTCTCTTTTTCACTGAAGTCCCGGGCGGGCATCTGCACCTCCAGCACAATCTCAGAGATGCGTCTGGGGTCAGCGGCCATTCTTTTGGTGATGGCCATGGTCATGCCTGTGAGGTCAATGTGGTTGCGGTCGGCTACCATGCCCATGATGGTCATCATGCAACTGCCCAAGGCGCTGCAGACCAGGTCAGTGGGGGAATAGGCTTCGCCGCGGCCATTGTTGTCAACGGGGGCATCTGTTACCACGGTGTTGCCAGAGGCCAGGTGCGTGCCCTGGGTGCGTAACTGACCGGTGTATTGTAGCGTCATGGAACTCATTGTGGTATATTTTAAGATTTGCAGGTGCTTGTAAAGTTACTTACTTTTAAAGAAAACAACTCCTTTTCTACCGTGCGCAGAATCTTCACAGCCTTTTGCCTGTTTATTTTCTTGTCCGGCACCGCTGCCATGGCACAGGGGCTGGAAGAAGATGAAAGCTACACCCGTGAATTCACCTATGGGCTGAATTTCAACACCAACGGTGGGTTGCTGGGCGGGGCTATGGTCAAGCAGGTGTACCTCATGCAGGGCAAGTGGTACCAGTTCTGGGGTTTGGAGGCCGTAGAGGTGAAGCATCCCAAAGAGGTGCAGTACCAGAACCGTTACACAGGCTCCACGTTTGTGAAAGGAAAACGCAACTACTTTTTCGCGCTTCGGCCTAATTATGGGCGGGAGTACACCTTTTTCAAGAAAGCCGCCGAGTCTGGCGTGCAGGTAAACGGTATTTTTGCCGCTGGTCCGTCCATTGCCGTGCTTGGGCCTTATTACATAGACTACAACTATACTCGCTTAGACCGCAACGGCCAACCCATTGGACCTGTTGATGTGCGGGCCGAGCCCTATGACCCCAACATTCATACTGACCTTAACCGAATTGTGGGTGGGTCCGGCGTGTTCACTGGGTTGTCTGAGCCCTCTTTCAAAGTAGGTGCGCACGTGAAGGCCGGCGTCAGTTTTGAGTATGGCCGTTACATGGAAAGCGTGACCGGTATTGAGGTGGGCATGCTCTATGAAATGTTCCCCAGCCGCATCATCATTGTGCAGGGCACGGGCGTTGACGAAGGCGTGAAAAACCAGAACAGGTTCTTTTCTCTGTACCTGACCCTGTATTACGGCCACCGCCGTTGAACGATTCCCGCAGCCCCGCTGTTTTTTGCCTATCCGCTCCTCTCTTAGTACCTTTGCTGCATGGATCAATTGATTGCATTGCCGGTCATACAACCGGTTGAAGCTCAGACAAAAAATAGAAAGCCAGATTGGCTGCGCGTAAAACTGCCCATTGGCAAAGAATACGCCAAAGTCCGCCAGCTGGTAGACACCTATAAACTGCATACCATTTGTGAAAGCGGCAACTGCCCTAACATGGGGGAGTGCTGGGGTGCCGGCACCGCCACCTTCATGATTTTGGGCAATGTGTGTACCCGTTCCTGCTCTTTCTGCGCAGTGGCCACCGGCCGGCCCAATGAATATGACCTGGACGAGCCGCGCCGCGTGGCCGAAGCCATTCAGCTCATGGGCGTGAAGCATGCTGTGATCACCTCCGTGAACCGCGACGAGCTCAAAGACCGTGGGGCCAGCGTGTGGCATGAAACCATTGTGCAGATCAAGAACCTTTCGCCGCAGACTACCATTGAAACCCTCATTCCAGATGTAAAAGCCAACTGGGACGCGCTGGAGGTGATGATCTCTGCGGGCCAGGAAGTGGTGTCACATAACGTGGAAACGGTGAGAAGCCTGTACCGCCAGGTACGCCCCCAGGCCAAGTATGACCGCAGCCTGGAGCAGCTCAAACGCATTAAGGAATACGGCAAGCGCACCAAAACCGGCATCATGCTGGGCTTGGGCGAAACTCAGGAAGAAGTCTACCAAGCCATGGATGACCTGGTGGCGAACGGCCTGGATATCCTGACTCTTGGTCAATACCTACAACCTACCAAAATGCACCTGGAAGTGGCTGAGTTCATTCACCCAGACCTGTTTGCGCATTACCGCGAGGAGGGCCTAAGACGTGGTCTTAAATATGTGGAATCCGGTCCGTTAGTGCGGTCTTCCTACCATGCTGAACGGCACGTGAACGTATAACAAGACACGTATTTAAACCATAGAAGAATGAAGAAGCCCTGCAACCTTGCTGGGCTTCTTTCGTTTAAAGCCAGGTTTTGATTTTTCTAAGGTATTTCTGAGGAGTTGAAACGGTTGTATGGTATAAATACGTTTGCATTATTCATATATAGTTATTTTGCTATTCTTATTTCAAAGCTATTCCGCTCATCCCAAGAATCCACGCAAAGGGCAATAGAGGACCATTTTAAGGCGCATTTAAGGGTTTTCCCTGCGCTATTGGAAACGGTTTCTTTAAAGCCTAAAAGATAACTGACGTTCCCAATTTTAAAATGCTCACCTTTACACGTTATGTTGTATTTGTATCTTTTTTATAGGCTGCAACTTTTGTGGTAAAAGGAAGTACATGGAGGTGCTCATATCCCAATATGACTATATAAGACTTGAGTTGTTTTTATCATACTAGTTACGTGGTCGCATGAAGAAAATTTTACACTTGATAGCAGCGTTGTTTGCTATCTCATTTTCAACAAAAGCACAGCTTCAAAATGCCCCGGCTTTAGGGGCAGCCCAGGAGTTCGCAGTGTTAGGCAATTCTGTCGTGAACATTGGGACCACCTTGGTGTACGCTGATTTAGGAACTACTACGGGTGCGCCCGTAGGTTTTCCTCCGGGCGTAGTGCTGGGGCAGATTAGGGCCAATGATGCAGAAGCGCAGGCAGCTGATGCAGAGGCTGAGCGCATTTACAGCGCGCTGGGTGCCTTGGCGCCTACCGCCAACCTTACCGGGCAGCAGCTAGGTAGGGGTTTTGGCCGTACGCCCGAGGCCGTCAATGGTACGGTACTTACCCGCGGGGTGTACCGGTTTGACGGTGATGCGCGGTTGTCTGGCCAATTAAGGTTAGACGGTGCTGGGTCAAGAGACGCAGTTTTTGTGTTTCAGATAAACGGTGACCTCATCATTGATGAAGGTTCTGTTATTTCTGTGCAGAACGGCGCCCAGCCAAGAAATGTGTTCTTCAGGGTAACCGGTAATATAATCATAGGCGACCGCGGTATACCTGGTACTTCTTCGGCCTTAAAGGGCAATGTGTTTGTCAACAACAACATCGCGCTCAGCAACGGCACCACGCATGAAGGCCGTCTGTTTTCATTGAACGGCTTAATTTCGTTAAACAACAACACCATCTTCCTTCCGCTGATTTCAGAGACGGATGTAGCCATCACCAAAACAGTAGACAGACCGGTAGCCGCTATAGGAGACACGGTTACGTATACCATCACTGTTCGGAACCAGGGCCCAGATGATGCCACCGGCGTACGCGTGGTAGAAACCCTGCCCAGCCAACTTGCCTTTGTAGATTTCAGCCCTTCCACCATACCGGCCACGTTTGCCGGCAACACCATTACCTTTAGTTTAGGATCAGTGCCACTTGGGCAGTCAGTAGTCATAACGCTACGTGCCAGAGTACTTGCCGCCGGAAATAACATTATTAACCGCGTGCAAGTGACGGCTAATGAGCCTGACCCAGATGAGGATGACAATACTGCCGAAGTTCCTATTAACGTTCCCAACACGGTAACAGACCTGCAGGTGGTGAAAACGGTGAACAGAACCCGCGCCAATGTAGGAGACGCCCTTGTCTATACGGTAACCGTTAGAAACAACGGCCCGAACAATGCTACAGGTGTGGTAGTGCAGGATGTGTTGCCTAGCAGCCAGGTGAACTTCACCAGCCCGGCCACTACCTCTACCGGTACCTATAACTTTAACACTGGTATATGGGTGGTAGGTAATTTAGCCGCAGGGCAAACCGCCACCTTAACTATAACAGGTACTATCACCAGTACAGGTACTATAGTGAACACGGCCATTGTGAGAGGAAATGAATCTGACTCGCAGCCTACCAACAACACCTCTACTGTAGTAACGGTAGTAGGGCAAAACCCAAACAACCCAGGTCCTTTCGCTGATTTGCAGGTAACTAAATCTGTAGACAAAACCCGCGCCGCCATTGGCCAGACCATTACGTATACAGTAGAGGCTTTCAATGCAGGTCCTGACAACGCCACTGGGGTAGTGGTTAGAGACCCGCTGCCAACTGCGTTTGCAACCTTTGGAGAGGCCGATGAATCAGTTGGTGTGTATAACGCCACCACCGGAGTCTGGACTATTGGCAACTTAGCAGCCGGTGCCAGAGCTACCTTAACCGTAACGGGTACCATCACGGCAAACGGTATTATTGTCAACACAGCGGTCATCAGCGGAAACGAAATAGATGAACGCCCTGAGAACAACACAGCTACCGTAGTGACGGTGGTAACAGACGGCGGCGGTGGAAACCCAGACCCGAATGCAGCCACGGATATTCAAGTAGTTAAATCAGTAGACAAAACCAGAGCACGCGTAGGTCAGACACTCACCTACACTGTTGTTGTGAGAAACAACGGCCCCAACAATGCCACTGGCGTGTTGGTGGTAGATGTGTTGCCAACGGCACAGTTGAACATCACTACTGCTCCTGCTGTGACCAACGGTACTTACAATGATATAACAGGTGTCTGGAACGTAGGTAACCTGGCGGCTGGCGCCTCTGCCACTTTCACGGTGACAGGAACCATCACCGCCACCGGAACTATTGTAAACACCGCCACCGGTAGAAGCAACGAGGCTGATCCGCAACCGCAGAACAATACCTCTACTGTTATCACGGTAGTGGAAGATACTCAGAACCCTGGCGTATTGGCTGACCTGCAAGTGGTGAAAACCGTGAACAGAACCCGTGCCAACGTAGGAGATGCCCTTGTCTACACGGTTACCGCTCGTAACAACGGCCCTGCCAACGCCACAGGCGTTGTGGTAGTGGATGTGTTACCTACCGGTCAATTAACTTTTGTTGGTAACCCAACAGTGACGGCTGGTACTTATAATACAGGTACAGGCAGATGGAACATTGGCAACCTGGCCGCTGGTCAGAGCGTGACCTTCACGGTGACCGGTATCATTAATGCCACTGGTACCATTGTGAACACAGCCACCATTGGCGGAAACGAGGCAGATCAACAGCCTGACAATAATACCTCAACCGTTATTACCGTGGTAGGCCCGGGCACAGAAGTACCTGGTGACCTGGCTGACCTGCAAGTGGTGAAAACGGTTGACAAAACCCGCGCCGCCATTGGCCAGACCATTACTTATAAAGTGACAGCCCGTAACCTGGGGCCAAGCACGGCAACCAACGTAACCGTTAGAGACGTGCTACCCACGGCCCTTGCCAACTTTGGAACTGCAACTACCACAACAGGAGCCTATGATGTTGCTTCTGGTATCTGGACCATTGGTTCCTTGACCGCTGGTCAGTCAGTAGAACTAACCGTGACAGGAACAATCACAGGCAACGGTACTATTGTCAACACGGCGGTAATCAGCGGTGACCAGACAGATGAACGTCCTGAGAACAACACCTCCACCGTGATCACAGTAGTGACAGATGGCGGTGGCGGAGACCCAGACCCGAATGCTTCTACCGATTTACAAGTAGTAAAAACCGTTGACAAGACCCGCGCCCAGGTAGGAAACCAATTAACCTACACGGTTACCGTAAGAAACAACGGCCCTAACAATGCCACCGGTGTCTTGGTAGTTGATAACCTGCCGGTAAGACAAGTGACCTTCGCTACAGCCCCAACAGTTTCAGCTGGTACCTACAACACCAACACCGGCGTATGGAACGTGGGCAACCTGGTAGCAGGTCAGACTGCCACCTTAACCGTGACAGGTACTATCACCACTGCCGGAACCATTGTGAACACCGCCGTGGTAAGAGGCAACGAAGCTGATCCGCAACCGCAGAACAACACCTCCACTGTCATCACCATTGTTGACAATGGCCCTGCCACAGGTATGCTGGCAGACCTGGAAGTAACCAAGACGGTTGATAAGTCTCGTGCTGTAGTAGGACAGACGTTGGTTTATGTGATTACTGCCCGCAACAACGGCCCAGCCAATGCTACCGGGGTAAATGTAAGAGACATCCTGCCAATCAACCAATTGAATTTGAATGGCCAACCTAATGTGTCAACCGGAAGCT
This region of Rufibacter sp. LB8 genomic DNA includes:
- a CDS encoding M28 family peptidase; this translates as MKKHIYTLGLAAAFLAAGCSSSQTASTGSAAATAAGTIAANPTTYANTITAADLEKHLRILASDSLEGRETGRRGQKMAADYISKHFRANGLAGPVKTGANPYYQTFDLEESSWGEGYMTVGSQRYAMGKDFFMVGASPFQAEEAVQVVFGGYGIDDPKYSDYTNLDVKDKVVVVMSGEPKNAAGQYLISGTEKMGTWTQDPRTKATAATKKGAKAVLIVTGTTAAEFQQLTSRYANALGRTSIGFGTTAAQPRAALALISPTMAASLLGTKSESLATYNANVAKAGKAVASPYKAASNVKIKTERKRVPLPTENVLGYLEGSDLKDELIVISSHYDHEGIKDGKVYNGANDDGSGTVAVMELAQAFAEAKKAGHGPRRSILFLTVTAEEKGLLGSEYYVENPVFPLANTVANLNIDMIGRNDKQHEGKPDYIYVIGSDKLSSELHAISENANKTYSNLDLDYTFNDPNDPNRFYYRSDHYNFAKNGIPIAFYFNGVHEDYHQPTDDVEKINFPSAEKVSRLVFYTAWDLANRTARIKVDSNKK
- the ytxJ gene encoding bacillithiol system redox-active protein YtxJ, which gives rise to MQWHSLTSAEQLEKIKEESKTQPVVIFKHSTSCSISATAKSRLERQWPDAGLTSVKPYYLDLLSYRPVSNQIAETFSVRHESPQLLVIKDGQCQYHGSHLGINLQEVKKLAS
- the ispF gene encoding 2-C-methyl-D-erythritol 2,4-cyclodiphosphate synthase codes for the protein MSFHIRTGFGYDVHQLQPGLDFWLGGIKVPHTHGALGHSDADVLIHVICDALLGAANLRDIGFHFSDKDPQYKGIDSKILLREVMKLIKEKGFEVGNIDSTVCLQEPKVNPHIPAMKTCLAKVMGLSEDDISIKATTTEQLGFVGKKEGVAAYATVLIYRP
- a CDS encoding OsmC family protein, with amino-acid sequence MTLQYTGQLRTQGTHLASGNTVVTDAPVDNNGRGEAYSPTDLVCSALGSCMMTIMGMVADRNHIDLTGMTMAITKRMAADPRRISEIVLEVQMPARDFSEKERAMLENAARTCPVALSLHPELTQTVLFQYA
- a CDS encoding thiamine pyrophosphate-dependent enzyme, with the protein product MNFNRKDYTDDDLLMLYRGILKPRMIEEKMLILLRQGKVSKWFSGIGQEAISVGSTLALDPDEYILPLHRNLGVFTCRDIPLDRLFAQFQGKKTGFTKGRDRSFHFGTNEHHIVGMISHLGPQLAVADGIALAELLDKREKVTLVYSGDGGASEGDFHEALNVAAVWGLPVIFVIENNGYGLSTPSNEQFKCQYFIDKGPAYGIDALQIDGNNVLEVYDTVRQAAYSIRKNPRPMLIEAMTFRMRGHEEASGTKYVPQELFERWAKKDPVENFEKYLLDEKVLTPKSLAAIREEIKEEIERGLDTAFNTPMPVADAKEELADMFLPFMQTEIRPKDSARTERRFVDAVSDGLRQSLERYPELVIMGQDIAEYGGVFKVTEGFVEKFGKERIRNTPLCESAILGIGLGMSIKKKKSVIEMQFADFVTSGFNQVVNNLAKSHYRWGQNADVVVRMPTGAGAAAGPFHSQSNEAWFFHTPGLKIVYPSTPYDAKGLLNAAIEDPNPVMYFEHKLLYRSLTESIPDDYYTVEIGRARLAQEGDEFSIITYGMGVHWAKQLLQTMPDVSADILDLRTLLPWDKEAVRQTVEKTGRVLVLHEDTLTGGIGAEIAAWISEHCFTSLDGPVVRVGGLDTAIPFAPPLEQEFLPVKRLKEKVEQLLSF
- a CDS encoding pitrilysin family protein, with protein sequence MIQFKEFTLENGLQCLVHEDPTTPLAVLNILYNVGSRDEVETHTGFAHLFEHLMFSGSVNIPSYDEPLQQAGGENNAFTSPDLTNYYLTVPADNIETGFWLESDRMLSLAFSEQGLEVQRKVVVEEFKQNYLNQPYGDVWLKLRPLAYQQHPYKWATIGKEISHIENAVMDDVRAFFQKHYSPANAILVVAGNITFERAKELTDKWFGPIPAGEKYERNLPVEPRQTEARFLQVEADVPLTALYKTYHMPGRMHPDYHAADLLSEVLGNGNSSRLYNELVKEQQLFNNIGAFVTGSMEPGLLIIQGKLNKGVDPQHANTAIETIIEKVRTEHISDQELQKLKNQSETSIVFSEIELLNRAMNLAFGKLMGNPNHVNEEGAKVQAVTVEDIYRQAQEILRPDNCSTLFYLARPGQETETENQEEPSMEME
- the lipA gene encoding lipoyl synthase; this translates as MIALPVIQPVEAQTKNRKPDWLRVKLPIGKEYAKVRQLVDTYKLHTICESGNCPNMGECWGAGTATFMILGNVCTRSCSFCAVATGRPNEYDLDEPRRVAEAIQLMGVKHAVITSVNRDELKDRGASVWHETIVQIKNLSPQTTIETLIPDVKANWDALEVMISAGQEVVSHNVETVRSLYRQVRPQAKYDRSLEQLKRIKEYGKRTKTGIMLGLGETQEEVYQAMDDLVANGLDILTLGQYLQPTKMHLEVAEFIHPDLFAHYREEGLRRGLKYVESGPLVRSSYHAERHVNV